One genomic region from Anopheles bellator chromosome 2, idAnoBellAS_SP24_06.2, whole genome shotgun sequence encodes:
- the LOC131212394 gene encoding uncharacterized protein LOC131212394, translating to MHQLSAVCVTLVIASVLVQNASAKRGCAAFGHACYGGHGKRSSAAVVPSYPEGFDPSTLALDVLPIPYSKLVLDKPRTMDALPDDLRSNDVYGLDTPVLNHRTIDSRGGELKYAIYAILRQLMEEASANHQDQSHQQQPAPQQPFPRDLPIVREAERK from the exons ATGCATCAACTGTCCGCTGTCTGTGTGACGCTCGTGATTGCCTCCGTATTAGTGCAGAATGCCAGCGCGAAGC GAGGTTGTGCAGCGTTTGGCCATGCTTGCTACGGTGGACATGGCAAGCgatcgtcggcggccgtcgtACCGTCCTATCCCGAGGGATTCGATCCCTCAACACTGGCGTTAGACGTGCTTCCTATCCCGTACTCTAAACTGGTGCTCGATAAACCACGAACCATGGACGCGTTGCCGGACGACCTGCGCTCGAACGATGTTTACGGCCTGGACACTCCCGTTTTAAACCACCGTACCATCGACTCGAGAGGCGGAGAGCTCAAATACGCAATCTATGCGATTCTACGGCAACTG ATGGAAGAGGCCTCAGCGAACCACCAGGATCAgtcgcaccagcagcagcctgcTCCTCAACAGCCGTTTCCACGCGATCTGCCTATCGTGCGTGAAGCAGAGCGAAAGTAA
- the LOC131207465 gene encoding trypsin-like, with product MTTVEDNQLIDEPTGDGSKEERIVNFVTVSPEYFEINRARPIIDWITGVVGAPVFANDASGPSQNCTPCKCGSAEPTDGRIVGGAPVEDNSFSWMAALYYNNRFSCGGCLISDRYIVTAAHCTTKPDKGQFRVQFGIHDRAKPTGASVERSVKRILTNWYNAFNNNNDIALMELTYPVAIGERVAPICLPQATAMYEGIRGVVTGWGRTKAGGGLSGTLQQAEVPILTNRECRRAGYWAFQITNKMICAGFLEGGKDSCQGDSGGPLQVLNGDTNRYELVGLVSWGRACAQKNFPGVYTRVSQYLYWINRNIKDSCQCH from the exons ATGACCACAGTGGAGGATAATCAACTGATAGACGAACCAACTGGCGACGGTTCGAAGGAAGAGCGAATCGTCAACTTTGTAACGGTCAGTCCCGAGTACTTCGAAATAAACCGTGCTCGGCCGATCATTGACTGGATCACGGGAGTTGTCGGCGCGCCGGTGTTTGCTAATGACGCCTCGGGTCCGTCGCAAAACTGTACCCCCTGCA aGTGTGGATCggcggaaccgaccgacggacggataGTGGGAGGCGCTCCGGTGGAGGATAACAGTTTCTCGTGGATGGCCGCCCTGTACTACAACAATCGCTTCAGCTGCGGTGGCTGTCTCATCTCGGATCGCTACATCGTAACGGCCGCCCACTGCACGACCAAACCGGACAAGGGCCAGTTCCGCGTCCAGTTCGGGATTCACGATCGTGCCAAACCGACCGGGGCGTCCGTGGAGCGTAGCGTGAAGCGCATCTTGACCAACTGGTACAATgcgttcaacaacaacaacgacatcGCCCTGATGGAACTCACGTACCCCGTGGCGATCGGGGAGCGCGTGGCCCCGATTTGCCTCCCGCAAGCTACGGCCATGTACGAAGGCATCCGTGGGGTTGTAACCGGCTGGGGGCGCACCAAGGCCGGTGGCGGTCTCTCCGGGACGCTACAGCAGGCCGAGGTGCCGATTCTGACGAACCGCGAGTGCCGCCGGGCCGGTTACTGGGCCTTTCAGATAACGAACAAAATGATCTGTGCCGGATTTCTCGAGGGCGGCAAGGACTCCTGCCAG GGCGACAGTGGAGGGCCGTTGCAGGTGCTCAACGGAGACACGAACCGGTACGAGCTGGTCGGGCTTGTTTCGTGGGGACGAGCCTGCGCCCAGAAAAACTTCCCGGGAGTGTACACGCGCGTCAGTCAGTATCTGTACTGGATCAATCGCAACATTAAGGACTCGTGTCAGTGTCACTAG